Below is a genomic region from Cyanobacterium sp. T60_A2020_053.
ACAATAAATGATTGATAATTTTAATCTGTTGTTCCCTTGATGTGATGGGACATTATTTTCACTCAATTAATGGTATCAAAAAAAAAAGAAAATGGCTCTATGACTTTGAGTACGATAAATTATTTGTTGGTTTTAGGTGTCAGGTGTCGGGTGTTAGGTGTTAGGTTAAAAAATTGACAAAAAACTTATGTTTATTGAACTTTCCCTAATTAAGTTTGTTATTTGTCAACATAGCAAATATGTTAAGCTAATATCAAAGCTAATTAGCTTAATTTAATCACTTTTTGATTTGTTTGTTTTGAGTGATTAAAAACCCTATTCCTAACATCGCAATACTTGTTATGTTTAAACCTATTTCTGACCTAGTAAAATCTCTCAACAAAGACTCAGGAGAGTTATTGGCAAATCGCTATAAGATAGGCAGTATGGTAGGGAGGGGCGCTATGGGTCAAGTATATAAAGCAGAAGACCAAAATTTCAATGGCACTATAGTAGCAGTTAAATTTCTCTCTCAAGCCCTCTTAGATGATAAAATGCGCGAACGTTTCCAGCGAGAGGCAAGAATCAGCGCCCTCCTCGGTGAGCAAAGTCCCCACATTGTGAGAGTAAAAGATTATGGTTTAGATCAAAGTCAAGTACCTTTCTATGTCATGGAATATTTGGAAGGATATGATTTAGACCAATTAATCAAAAATAAACCTCTTTCCTTAGCTAAATTTTTATCTTTAACACGACAAATTTGTTTAGGTTTGGAGTGCGCTCATAATGGCATTTTAGTCAATAATGAATTAGCGCCCATCATCCATCGAGACATCAAACCAAGTAATATTTTCCTCGCCAAAGACCCTCAAATAACTCATTTTGTCAAAATACTTGATTTTGGTATCGCTCAAATTCACAACCCAGAAGAAACACAAAGTCAAAAAAGTTTTATGGGCACACCGCAATATTGTTCTCCTGAACAAATGGCAGAAGATGAGTTAAAACCCACTTCCGATATTTATAGTTTAGGGGTGTTGATGTATGAAATGTTGACCCAAACAACTCCCATCGAATCGGAAGCCCATAACTTTCAAGCATGGTATCGGGCGCATAACGAATTTACCCCCAAAAAGTTACCCAGTTACTTAGAATTACCTCAAGATTTATCCACGATGATTATGGCTTGTTTGGAAAAAAAGCCTCAAAATAGACCTCAAAATATTGGAGAAATATTACGTCTAATTACTGCCTTAGACAGAGAGTTTAATCAATCAAAAAATACACAAACAAATAAAATATTATCTCCTTTAGAAACTATTTATAATCAGAGTAAATGGCCCGATGATAAACCACAGAAAAAAATTGTTTTTCCTACCATTACCGAAGCACAAGAGGGAAATTTTGCTAGTCTTTGGACAATGTTAGAAACCCAAGAAGTTAATATATTTCAAGAAAAATCAACCTTTTGTTTTACTCATTTTATGTGTCAGGAAAATCCTCATCCGATGATTCTATGGGTTAATCTACTGTATAATCGTCAATATGAACCAAAATGGTTGCCTTGTTATTTAGATATAAAAACTGATTTAGGTTATCAAATTGCTACTACTTTAGTTAATCAAAAAAGATACGATATTCTATTATTTGAGTTAGGAAGAATCAATCGATATAAAGAAAAATTACCGATAAAAATTAGTGCAGAAAAGTTAAAACAATTACAAGGGTTTTTGTTAAAAACTTCTTCTTGGCAAGGGAAAAAACAACCCGATGCCAGTAAAATTCTTTTGAAAAAGCAATTTGAATCAGTTAAAACTACTATTCTTTCTGCGGTGTCTCGTCGTAAGTTCCATTAGTTGACACTCCCACAATTAGGATTTTTGCACGAGAACTTTTCTTTGCAATTGACCCACCGTGTAATGAATTACACGGAACCAACAGTATCTCGTTCAATGAATTGAACTAAGATTATTTTTAATTGATTTATAAGTGATCGCGCAGCGGCAGCCTTCGGCTGATCAAACGAACTTGATATAACTGTTGATTTGGAAGAAGGAAATACAGTATTTAAGGATTTCACCTGACACCTGAAGCCTGACACCTGAAGCCTGACACCTCTCCTCACCAAAATACTTTTTCAGCAGACCCTAATTAAGGAAATTTCGCTCCACAAAGTTAGTATAAACATTCCCCGCCAAAAACTCAGGATGATCTAAAATCTGACGATGAAAATCAATGGTGGTAGGTACACCAGTAATAGCGCACTCCCTCAGCGCCCGTTTCATACGTTTAATAGCTGTTTCTCTGTCTTTACCCCAAACAATCAATTTGCCGATGAGAGAGTCATAATAAGGGGGGATTTCGTAGTCAGGATAAACAAATGAATCCATGCGCACTCCCGGACCGCCGGGGGGTAAATAAGCGATAATTTTGCCCGGATGAGGTCGAAAATCATGGTTTGGATCTTCGGCATTAATACGACATTCAATAGCATGACCTCTTAATTCTACGTCTTGTTGACGAAAAGATAAACGTTCTCCTTGCGCAATGGTGATTTGTTCTCGAATTAAGTCTAATCCCGTAATCATTTCCGTGACGGGATGCTCTACTTGGATACGGGTATTCATTTCCATGAAGTAGAAGTTATTGTATTTATCCACCAAAAATTCTACCGTACCAGCGCCCACATAATTGATTGATTTAGCCGCTTTCACTGCAGCATTACCCATTTTTTGTCTTAATTTGGGATTGAGAACGGCGGAGGGCGCTTCCTCCAATAATTTCTGATGTCTGCGCTGAATCGAACAATCCCTTTCCCCTAGATGAACCACATTACCATAACTATCCGCCAGAATTTGAAACTCAATATGGCGCGGTAACTCGATAAATTTCTCTAAATAAACTCCCCCGTTACCAAAAGCAGCCTCTGCTTCCCCTTGCGCGGCATTAAATAACCTGACTAAATCAGCTTCTTGTTTCACGAGGCGCATTCCTCTACCCCCTCCCCCAGCCGTGGCTTTGATAATGACGGGGTAGCCAATTTCTGCCGCTACTCTGAGGGCTTCCTGTGCATCGGTTAGTAAGCCTTTACTACCGGGAATGGTGGGAACTCCGGCTTGTTGCATGGTTTTTTTTGCGGTGGATTTGTCTCCCATGGCAATAATGGATTCAGGACGAGGACCAATAAAATGGAGTTGGTGATCTGCACAAATTTGGGCAAAACGAGCATTTTCAGCGAGGAAACCATAGCCGGGATGGATAGCTTCAGCGCCCCTCGTCAAGGCAGCAGAAATAATGTTGGGGATATTGAGATAACTTTTATTACTAGACGGTGGCCCGATACATACGCTTTCATCTGCTAATTTAACATGGAGAGAATGGCGGTCGATGGTGGAATGTACTGCCACGGTAGCTATGCCCATTTCTTCACAACTGTGAATAATTCGTAAGGCGATTTCGCCTCGATTAGCAATGAGGATTTTTGAAAACGACATTTATATCAGGGTCTTTAATCTAATAACCTTTGTATCTTACGACTTTTTGGCAATTCTGCAAAGGCTGTTTTCACTCATGAGAAGAGGAAGTAAGAATTAAGAATTATGAATTATGAATTATGAATTATGAATTTCCTTTGCCCCTTGCCCCTTGCCCTTTGCCCTTTTAACCCATTATCAATTAATTTAAAGACCTTTTCTGTCTGACTTGACAAGGGCTACCCCACGCTATGACTTCATGGGGAATATTTTTTAATACCGTACTTCTTGCCCCAATTACAGTATTAGCACCAATTTTGACACCCGGGGCGATAAAACAATCACTGGCTACCCAGACACCGTTACCAATGGCGATGGGCGCTGTGGTTAAACTAAAGTGAATATCGTTAATGTCATGGCTTCCTGTGCAGAGATAGCTATTTTGAGAAATAACGCTATGACAACCGATTTTGATTTCATTTAAGCTATACAAATAGACGTTATCGCCAATCCAACTGTAATCGCCTATTTCGACTTTCCACGGGAAAAGGATACGGGCGCTGGGGCGTATCACTACTCCTTGCCCAATTTTTGCTCCAAATAATTTTAATAATCCTCTTCTAATGCCATAAAAGTTATGGGGAGTAAGGGGAAACACAATACCTTCAATTAACCACCATAAAAATATAAACCACTGAGGGCGCCCACGGTCAAAATTTGGCTGTCGATATTGGCTCAAATTAATATATGGTTTGGCATCTAAAATTGGTTCGGCAGAATCGCTCAGATTTTCAGACATGGTAATTAAAGTTTGATGACAAAGTGTAGTCGTGAGGGAAAAGGGCAAAGTGAAAAGGGCAAGAGGCAAAGGGAAGAAAAAATTTAGAATTTAGAATTTAGAAAACAATTAGGGTCTGCTGAATAAATCAAAACCCTTATTAAACAAAGGTTTAAAGTCTATTCTACATAACAAAAAGTGTCATAAATTGACTTTTTTCTCTAAAAATACTGTACTTTTTCTATCCCAACCAAAAATTCTACATTCTTCATTCTTCATTCCTTCCATTATCCATTGTCAATTGTCAACTTGCCTTCACCGTTACCCCATGAAAAAACATTTATTCTACACCAATTTCATTGGTACGTTTGTATTGACGATACGCCGCCACAAATAATCCCATCAGGGTGACAGGAATTAAACCTAAAACAATACCGAGTAATAAAGGCTCAATCATTTTGTTATTAATTATTTAATAGTTGATTATCTTTGTTAGGTTAACATCTTACCAGATTTGTTCACGCTACTGAGAACGAGGACACAAAATCTCTCAATGAAAGGGAGTTTTTTGCAAAGTCTGCATCAAAATTGATTTATAAGGTGTCAGGTATCAGGTCGCAGGTATTAGGTTAAATTCAAACTGTTGATTTATAGTAATTATATTTTTAAAAGACTCAAAGTCATACTGACTTTGTTAAAATTCTCTATCAATTGTCCATTATCAATTGTCAATTATCCATTACTCTCACGACACTAAGTTTTTATCAACAAAATATAGAAAAGATTGCTATTTTTAGTTTTTATTAATTTTTGTCAAAAAGTCTTCTGTTAACTTAACAAAGGCTTTCGAGGCTGAGGTGGAGGGCGCTGATAACACGACAGGGGTAAACATATCTACGGCTTTAGCGACATTAACATCCATGGGAATGTCGGTGGCAAAAATTTTATTTTGAGTAAAATCTTGTTCAACTCTCTTTTTAACTTGGGAGTAATAACGATCTGATCTACCGAATAGTCCTGTTTCTGATAAAACAAAAACAATACCTAATAATTCTAAACTGAGAGGGTCTCTTTCTTCATGACTTTTTTTCAAGTTCTTAATACGGCGCTCTAATAGCTGAATCCCAACGAGAGAGAGTGGTTCGGGGCGCGCTGGTAACAAGTAAAAATCGCTGGCGGCAAGGGCGCTACGGGTTAAAAGATTATAACCGGGGGCACAATCCATAATGATAAAGTCATATTCTTCTACGACTGGGTGAATAATCGTATCAATTAAAACCCGTTCAAAATTATTCCAAACTCGCTCGAAGTGATCAGTTTTTCCTGCCTCTACTGCTTCTTTATGTAGCATTTCCGATACCAAGAACTCGTCATATAGTTCAATGTCACCCGGTAATAATTCTAGGGTATCAACTTCACACACTGATTTAGTGATAATATCCTGAACGGTTAATTTGGCATAGGGATTCGGCTGAATTACCCCATCTATTAGGTAACTGAGGGTTTTTCTTTTTTTGCGTAGCTGTCCAAATTCTTGGGGAGGTAATAAGCTGAGAGTGGCGCTGATTTGTGAATCTAGGTCTAAAACAAGAACTTTTTTCTTAAAATTATTGGCTAAACAAGTGGCGAGGTTAACCGTTAAAGTTGTTTTACCTACTCCCCCTTTCATATTTACTGTGCTGATAATGTAACCCATAAAACTCAGAGAAATACTATTGCTAACTAATCTTATGACATAACAGTTCATCTTCTGCACTTTCTGAGAAAATCTATAATCTATTGAAAGGTTGCTGAAAAGTATTGTGGGTCTTGCTAAGGAAACGGAAGACAAAGGGAGATGATTAATTATCCATTATCTCCACGATTCCACTTCTCCATCAAACCCTAATTATTTTTTCAGCGCCCTCCCCGTTTATTTTCATCAAAATATGGGCATCATGATAAGTAAAAAAATAATCAAATCTTAAAAAAACATTAAGAAAAATAAAGAACCGAATTTATAGCGTTCGGTAATTACTGAAAAGATAGCCTTTTATACTAACTCAAAATGAGTCATCATATATAATAACAGTTAAGAAATCGTCATATTTTGAGGCGGACTCCATTGTAAACGACAGAAAGGACGTTAATTTATAAAAAAACTAACAAATGTGAACTTTTTTTAATCAGTTGCCGTCTATAAAGTCAGTAAAATAAAGAGGATAGCCAAAAGAGAAGTCCCAAAGACTTCTGACCGATATAAGAATTGTTATCCAGTAACAATCTTATCACAAAAAAAACGCGCTTGAAGTTAGGAGAAGATTAGCCCTATGCCCACCGCAAAAGTTAATGCAATGGACAAGAAAAAAGTTAACACCGTTGATATGGTGCGGACTTATTTACAAGAAATTGGCAAAGTACCCCTTTTAAGTCATGAGCAGGAAATTGTCTTCGGCAAACAGGTGCAGATGATGATGTCTTTGTATGGTGAGAAAGAAAGTCTTGCTGAAAAGTTAGATAGAGAGCCGACTTGGGAGGAGTGGGCAGAGGTTGTCAATCAAACTCCTGCGGACTTGAAAAAGTTAATTTATCAGGGTAAACGCGCCAAACAAAAAATGATTGAGGCGAATTTGCGTCTGGTGGTTGCCATCGCTAAAAAGTATCAAAAGCGCAATATGGAATTTTTGGATTTGATCCAAGAAGGTAGTCTTGGTTTGGAAAGAGGGGTAGAAAAATTTGATCCTACTAAGGGTTTTAAGTTTTCTACTTACGCTTATTGGTGGATTCGTCAAGCCATTACCCGTGCGATTGCCCAACAAGCGAGAACTATTCGCCTACCTATTCATATTACTGAAAAATTAAATAAAATTAAGAAAACTCAACGGGAGTTATCTCAAAAGTTGGGTAGAAGCCCCAATCAAGCTGAAATAGCAAGGGCGCTGGATTTAGAACCTGCTCAAATTCGTGAGTATTTCAGTATTGCCCGTCAACCTATTTCCCTTGATGTAAAAGTGGGGGATAATCAGGATACAGAATTATCTGAGTTGTTGGAAGATGAGGGTTTATCTCCTGATAAATATATTACTCAGGAATCTATGCGCCATGATCTACACCGTTTGTTGGATGAGTTAACACCCCAACAGCAGGAAGTGGTAAAACTTCGTTTCGGTTTAGATGATGGCAGGGAGCTATCTCTTGCTAAAATTGGTCAGAGAATGAGTATTAGTAGAGAAAGGGTAAGACAGTTAGAGCAACAAGCATTGGCTCACTTGCGCAAAAAGCGCGGTAGTGTGAAGGAATATATCGTTACTGCTTAGTTTTATCTATTCTTCCATATCAGCCCTTCTCCTTTGGGAGCAGGGCGTTTTCATTCTCAAAAATGTTAGTTTCTCAAACTAGCCAATAATCTGAAATTCAGAGGTTTTTAACTACTAATAAATCAATTAATAGTAAAAAATCCTCCTGTCTCCCTGTCAACCTGTCTTCTTGTCAAAAACAAATCAATTTTGATCCTGACTTTGAAAACGCCCTGCTTTGGGAGGGGGTTTTTGTTTGCTTGACCACTGCCCGTGAATGCTCACAAAATAGGGTATTATGTAGCTAAGGAGGGCGCTAGTCCATCTTTCTTGGTTCATTTCTCCTTTGATTAATGCTGTGCCATGGTTAATCATAAATAAAGTTGTACCCACGAATAAAGCGACAGGAATGGCTTTTTTGGCGCACTGAGGGTTAATTAAATCTTTGCCATAGCTGATTATTTGTTGTTTCATATCAAATTAAGGTGGTGCTGACAATTTAGTTTAATTGACTAGAATCGGGCTAGAAGACCGAAATACGGGGAAAAGCAAAACGCTGTGATCTTTATAAACTAGCTGACTACTTTAATTTTTCCACTGCATAATAGATGATTTTTGTCAATTATTAATTTTTCTAATTCCACATCATTGCCTAGATTAATTACAAAATTACTGATGGTTTTATTATTAATTTCCTCAATACCTTCAATATATAAGGAATCAAATAATAACTTTTGGCTGTTATCAATCATTAATTTAGTTTTGATGGTTATTGATTTTTCCTGAGAGGAAGTCTTAATTATGTTACCATTTAAAGTAATGAAATTATGTTCTAGGTTAATATAATTCCACTTAATATTATGATTAAATATTTCTGTTTCTATGATAGCTTCATGTTGTAATAATAATTTAACAAAATCTGTTAAACCTTGTGTTAGAAGATTTGATTTTAAAGATTCCTGTAGGTCTTTTTCATTAAGATTGATTTCTCCTACAATATAAATAGGATGTAATAATTTTAAAGGTTTTCCTCGCAATATACTTCCTAAATTAACTTCAATATTTATAGTATTTAATAGGGCTTGATTAACACAAATTCCTTTATAAATTACTTGTTTGGCTTCAATGGTTACGCTTTTAATTTTTCCTTTTAGTATATCTCGATCTTTTGCTTCAATGTGGATGGAAAAATCTTCTAAAGAATCTAATTGAGACCTTACCCATAGTTTAATGGCTGGGGAAAGAAAACGGGCAATGAGATCGGATTTTTTTTGATGATTACTCATTAAAATAATGATAAAGTTCCTTAATAAATGTAATGGTTTGCCCTCACCCCAACCCCTCTCCCACAGGAGAGGGGCATATTTTTTAAATAATCTGATTAATCATAGCTTGTGCTTGGGCGCTGTAAGTTGAGCCAAAAAGGTTAAAGTGATTGAGGATGTGATAGAGATTATAAATGATTTTGCGCTGTTGATAACCTTGATTTAACGCCCATTGTTGATTATACCCTTGATAAAAAGCCGGGGGAAAACCGCCAAATAATTCTGTCATGGCTATATCTGCTTCTCTGTCTCCATAATAAAAGGCAGGATCGTAAATTAATGGTTCATTTGTACTTAAAAATCCAGCATTTCCTCCCCATAAATCCCCATGTAGTGGGGAAGGTTGGGGTTGATGGGTTGAGAGTTGATTATATACAGCGTTGATAATTTTTTCAGTATTACCAAAACCGGCGCCCTTCACCCTAGCGAGTTTTAATTGATAACCAATTCTTTTTTCGGCAAAAAATTCCGCCCAATTATGATGATAATCGTTAATTTGGGGAGTAGTGCCGATGGTGTTATTTTCCCCCCAGCCAAATTCAGCGCCCTCCACCCGATGCAAAAGTGCTAAATTTTGCCCCATTTTCTGCCACCCTTGACTATTACCTTTAGTCATATCCAACCATTGCAAAATAAGATAACTATGTTTATCGGTAGCACCCCAACAAATGGGTTGTGGTACTTTTATAGTATCGGTGTGATATATTTCTTGTAAAGCAAAGGCTTCCACCCTAAACATATCAACGGCGGAAGGCTGATTTAGTTTGACAAAATAGCTGTTATTCTTGCCCTGTAAACGGTAGGCTTGATTGATACAACCACCACCAACGCTGATGGTTTTTACTAATTCAAAATCAGTATAACGGTGAAGGGCGCTGATAATTTCTGTCCACATGATGAAAAACAAGTTTTAAAAACACATTTATTATAATTCGTAAGGCAAGGGGTTTAAATTCTTGTTGAGAGAAAAGGTAAAATAGTCAAAACTATAATTACCTTCAAAATACTATTTTAAAATCAAATGATGAATGAAAATCCAGCGCCCTCTACCCCATCTCCATTAGAGTATAATTTATCATTAATTTATCTAGGTATATTATCACTAGAAATAGAGACAAGATTAAATGTAATTCCTCAGAATAAAACTGACTTAAATTTTGTCGTTGATAATGTGATTAAACTTTTAAAAAAAAATCAAGAATTACTTTATAGAGTAGTTTCTTTGTGGGAACAAATCGAAACTTTGCAGTCAGATCAAGAATATTATGGCACTATAAAAGATTATATAGAAAACTTTAAAGAATCAGTGGAAAATTACGAAAAATTTAAACTAAATTTACCCTCTGATAAAATCAAAGACATTGCACTTAATACTTTAACAGAATTACTATTTTATAGCGGTATATCAGGAGAAAAGTTATTAAGGAATAAATTAGAAAATCTATTACCACAAGGATAGATGATAAAATAGTTATCTGTAATAATTGATTTATGATGAATTATTTAAGACTACTATATAAATACCAATACCTAAAATTATTCTTAACATTAAATTATTATGTGGTCTAAACTTTTCTTAGGAGTATTTTTTTCTATCTTCTTCGGTATATTTAATCCGGTGAAGGGCGCTGAAACTATCGAAATGACTTACACGCCCTTGAGTTTTTCCCTTGATATTAGTAGTTTAGAAAATTTTGCCAACACAGGAGAAATTAATGCACAATTAAGACAATATACCAAGTCTTTAGACAAGGAAAGTTTAGCAGTTAATCAACTTAGTAATTTGTCGGCGGAGGATTTAACCGCTAGTTATGGCAAAAATCCCCCTGTGGCAATTATTCCCCCTCGTTTAAATCCTCCTGATAGTCAAAGTCAATCTATTATTGACGATATTAAGTCAAAGGGGGTGTTAAAGGTAGCTTTTCCTCAAAATACCCCTCCTTTTGGTTTTGTGGATGGTGAAGGGCGCTGGGGGGGATATTGTGGCTTTTTAACCAGAGAATTTACTACTTATTTACAAGAGAAATTAAACCTTGATTTTGAGCTTAATATTTCTCATTTTCCTGTTAGTAGTACCAGTAATTTTAATTTAGTTAAAAATAATCAAGTTCATTTTGAATGTGGTACAAATGTGATTGATAGTCAACAAGATAAAGTTGCTTTTTCTGTACCTTTTTTTGTTACGGGTAATAAATTTTTAGTATCTAATACTTCTAACCTTAATCCTAATCAATCTCTCAACAATTATAATATTGCTGTGGTTAAAAATTCTCGTCATAATAATTTTATTAGGGCAAAATATCCCCAAGCAAAAACTACTTTTAAAGATTGTATCTTCGCAATTTACCCACCGTGTAATGAATTACACGGCTAATAGCCCAATCGTTCAATAAATTGAACTAAGATTATCTTTAATTAATTTATAAGTGGTCAAACAGACTTGATATATTGACTTTTTTCTCTAAAAATACCGTATTTTTTCTTCCCTATCAAAAATGCTACATTCTAAATTCTCTCCCCTCACCAAAATACTTTTTCAGCAAACCCTACCTAGCAACTTAAATGCAAACTAACCTATAATCACCATAAAATTATGATAATTAATTGAAGATGAATAAAAATCAAATTGCCTTTTTAGGTTTAGGGGTGATGGGCGCCCCTATGACCATCAATTTAGCTAAAAATGGTTACAATATCAAAGCATGGAATCGCACGGAAAAGCGCCCTTCAACCCAGTTAGTAAAGGAAAAAGGAATCACCGTCACAGCAACCATTGCCGAAGCCGTGGCGGATGCAGAAATAATTTTTACCTGCTTAGGAGACGTGCCGGATGTGGAAGAAGTTATATTTAATAGAGGGGGAATTACGGAAAATGCCCCAGCCAAAAGTTTAATCGTTGATTTTAGCACCATTGGCTCCCAAGGAGCGAAAAATATCGCCCAAGGTTTACAAGAGAAAGGTTTTAGGTTTCTCGATGCGCCCATTTCTGGGGGTGATATTGGCGCACAAAATGGCACTTTAACTGTTATGGTGGGAGGAAAAGAAACAGATTTTCAGCAATGTTTACCCTATTTTCAAGCAGTGGGCAAAAATATCGTTTATTGTGGCGACACAGGAAGCGGACAAGCTGTCAAATTGTGTAATCAAGTGTTAGTATCGTTATATATGGTGGGCATTTGTGAAGCGTTACAACTGGCAAAAACACAAAATATTAACCCCCAGTTGGTGGTGGATGTTTGTGGCACTGGTGCAGCCGCTTCATGGGCGTTAAGTAATCTTGCCCCGAAAATCATTGCCGAAGATTATCAACCCGGTTTTATGATTCAACATATTTTGAAAGATTTACGTCTAGTAGCAGAAATTTCGGGAGATGACGTTTCCTCTTTAGGCACAAAATTAGCCCGTCAATTATTCCAAAAAGCTGGTGAATTAAATGACGGGCAAGGTTTACAAGAAGGCACTCAAGCAATGATGAAGGCTTATTTAACTGACGTTACGCACTGATTCAAATGTTAAGTTAAGGGAGGTTTCAGGTAGCAGGTTTCAGGTTTAAAACCCTTCCCTAAATAGACTCT
It encodes:
- a CDS encoding NAD(P)-dependent oxidoreductase; its protein translation is MNKNQIAFLGLGVMGAPMTINLAKNGYNIKAWNRTEKRPSTQLVKEKGITVTATIAEAVADAEIIFTCLGDVPDVEEVIFNRGGITENAPAKSLIVDFSTIGSQGAKNIAQGLQEKGFRFLDAPISGGDIGAQNGTLTVMVGGKETDFQQCLPYFQAVGKNIVYCGDTGSGQAVKLCNQVLVSLYMVGICEALQLAKTQNINPQLVVDVCGTGAAASWALSNLAPKIIAEDYQPGFMIQHILKDLRLVAEISGDDVSSLGTKLARQLFQKAGELNDGQGLQEGTQAMMKAYLTDVTH